From Paenibacillus graminis, a single genomic window includes:
- a CDS encoding ATP-binding protein, translating to MISQYQESLLLPARTFQSGPMNTTYEDVLEHIDSGILLFDEEGVLTFVNKQMYGILGLNRHSLLGCTLIHLLSNIQLNRFKKKQVLRGYREMMKKGKPSYEFVDEYGRYWTVSLHCGEEMKGCYLFTFKEISDYKLIEQTAYQNDSLAMLGKLSASIAHEIRNPLTSIRGFIQLLHPHLHQLGKEEYAKIILAEIDRANDIIHEFLTSSKPSVPQVAMIPVSALLKEVVLLTESEALMKGCEINFYPLQEDMIISGDIKQMKQVVLNMIRNAMEAITEKIDDSIGRIELGASREGAEVRIFISDNGKGMDICTLDRLFSPFFTTKENGTGLGLSVSDRIIKNHGGCISVSSRINEGTRFVISLPLIQ from the coding sequence GTGATAAGCCAATATCAGGAAAGCTTGCTTTTGCCGGCAAGAACGTTTCAATCTGGACCGATGAACACTACATATGAGGATGTACTCGAGCACATTGACAGCGGAATTTTGCTTTTTGATGAAGAGGGTGTGCTGACGTTTGTAAATAAGCAGATGTACGGCATTCTTGGATTGAACAGGCATTCTCTTTTAGGCTGCACTTTGATTCACCTGCTGTCGAATATCCAGCTGAACCGTTTTAAGAAGAAGCAGGTGCTGCGCGGATATCGTGAAATGATGAAGAAAGGTAAGCCAAGCTATGAGTTTGTAGATGAGTACGGCCGATATTGGACGGTGTCTCTTCACTGCGGAGAGGAAATGAAAGGCTGCTATCTGTTCACGTTCAAGGAAATCTCCGACTACAAGCTGATTGAACAAACTGCTTACCAGAACGACAGTCTCGCCATGCTCGGCAAATTATCAGCATCGATTGCCCATGAGATCCGGAATCCGCTGACTTCGATTCGCGGGTTCATTCAACTGCTTCATCCCCACCTTCATCAGTTGGGCAAAGAGGAGTACGCCAAGATAATATTGGCAGAGATCGATCGTGCCAACGATATTATTCATGAATTTCTGACCTCCTCCAAACCTTCTGTGCCGCAGGTGGCAATGATTCCAGTGTCAGCACTGCTAAAAGAAGTAGTACTGCTCACAGAAAGCGAAGCATTGATGAAAGGCTGCGAGATCAACTTTTATCCGCTGCAGGAGGATATGATTATCTCTGGCGATATCAAGCAGATGAAGCAGGTCGTGCTTAATATGATAAGGAATGCAATGGAAGCGATTACCGAAAAGATTGATGATTCTATAGGCAGAATCGAACTGGGGGCTTCCAGAGAAGGCGCCGAGGTTCGCATCTTTATTTCCGACAATGGGAAAGGGATGGATATCTGCACCCTTGACAGGTTGTTTAGTCCTTTTTTCACCACGAAGGAAAATGGGACGGGACTCGGACTGTCCGTAAGCGACCGGATTATTAAGAACCATGGGGGATGCATTTCTGTCAGCAGCCGGATTAACGAGGGGACACGATTTGTTATCTCGCTGCCGCTGATTCAATAG
- a CDS encoding FeoB-associated Cys-rich membrane protein — MIINILIIALVFGYSGWMIYRHVQKGKEGACAGCDKGKTCAAASANSPFSCSGGPVDPKHSAKA; from the coding sequence ATGATAATTAATATTTTGATTATAGCGCTTGTATTTGGCTACTCCGGCTGGATGATCTACCGTCACGTGCAAAAGGGAAAAGAAGGGGCTTGCGCCGGGTGTGACAAAGGCAAGACCTGCGCTGCCGCCTCCGCAAATTCCCCATTCTCCTGCAGCGGAGGACCGGTAGATCCCAAGCATTCAGCCAAGGCCTGA
- a CDS encoding leucyl aminopeptidase yields the protein MHGTGVVFIDIQWSSGSRAKALQGDALCLIIAENEIESGEAGEWSEPINRLSKAGLFGAKLNQIYVLPLEGQPELPVAILAGCGKGLAGTEELRLIAAQAARAALRLQAVRLIIQVPDHLGKLTAAGSKEAAQALTEGLILGAYRRTHYKREQPLYTGLESAVFHLDRKAEAAESLEWCLGIRQGKAFGEATNLARNLTNLPGNLLTPSALAMAAIEVAERHGFPAEVLDEQEIEQKGMGGLQAVGKGSVHPPRMIVIRYQGTSQWENVTAIVGKGITFDTGGISLKRAPGMEDMISDMGGAAAVLGVMEALGTLRPQINVVMLIPSAENMPAANAFKPGDIVTTLSGRTIEILNTDAEGRVVLADALTYSLEWGAERIIDVATLTGAVLSVLGDIATGAVTNNEAIMEAFQTASIRAGEKIWRLPVYPEFREMLSSEVADIRNAAGRYGGASTAGLFIGEFAEGRPWIHLDIAGTAFLSKERGVNPKGATGVMVRTLLQYLLHLNADDEARAADSLQS from the coding sequence ATGCACGGGACAGGAGTGGTTTTTATCGATATTCAATGGAGCAGCGGCAGCCGGGCAAAGGCACTGCAGGGGGATGCGCTCTGTCTGATTATAGCTGAAAATGAAATTGAAAGCGGTGAGGCTGGTGAATGGTCGGAGCCAATTAACCGGCTATCCAAAGCCGGACTGTTTGGTGCCAAGCTGAATCAGATCTATGTCCTTCCGCTGGAAGGGCAGCCTGAGCTTCCTGTTGCCATTCTGGCAGGCTGCGGGAAGGGGCTGGCGGGAACGGAAGAACTCCGCCTTATTGCGGCTCAGGCGGCCCGTGCTGCGCTCAGGCTACAAGCGGTCAGACTCATCATCCAGGTTCCGGACCATCTGGGTAAGCTGACTGCCGCAGGCTCCAAAGAGGCCGCGCAAGCACTGACGGAAGGGCTTATTCTGGGAGCTTACCGCAGGACGCACTATAAGCGGGAACAGCCGCTTTATACAGGTCTTGAGTCTGCTGTATTTCATCTGGACCGGAAGGCAGAGGCGGCTGAGTCTCTGGAATGGTGTCTAGGGATCAGGCAGGGCAAGGCTTTTGGTGAAGCAACCAACCTGGCTCGCAATCTTACCAATCTTCCTGGCAATCTGCTGACACCATCAGCGCTTGCTATGGCGGCGATTGAAGTTGCCGAGCGGCATGGATTCCCTGCCGAAGTTCTGGATGAACAGGAGATCGAACAGAAGGGCATGGGTGGACTGCAGGCTGTCGGCAAAGGAAGTGTACATCCTCCACGAATGATTGTTATCCGTTATCAGGGCACCAGCCAGTGGGAGAATGTTACTGCAATCGTAGGCAAGGGCATTACCTTCGATACCGGCGGCATTTCGCTTAAGCGGGCACCGGGCATGGAGGACATGATCAGCGATATGGGCGGTGCGGCGGCTGTACTTGGCGTTATGGAGGCGCTGGGGACACTGCGTCCGCAGATTAACGTGGTGATGCTTATTCCTTCTGCAGAAAATATGCCGGCAGCCAATGCATTCAAACCGGGAGACATCGTGACTACCCTGAGCGGCCGGACTATCGAAATCCTGAATACCGATGCTGAAGGCCGGGTTGTGCTGGCAGATGCGCTGACCTATTCCCTGGAGTGGGGCGCAGAGCGGATTATCGATGTAGCGACGCTGACAGGCGCTGTGCTCTCGGTTCTGGGTGATATTGCAACGGGGGCTGTAACCAATAATGAGGCTATAATGGAAGCATTTCAGACAGCCTCCATTCGTGCCGGAGAGAAAATTTGGCGGCTGCCGGTGTATCCCGAGTTCCGTGAAATGCTAAGCAGCGAGGTGGCCGATATCCGCAATGCAGCCGGAAGATACGGCGGAGCCAGCACAGCAGGTTTGTTCATCGGTGAGTTTGCGGAAGGACGTCCCTGGATTCATCTGGATATTGCCGGAACGGCATTTCTGTCCAAGGAACGCGGAGTAAATCCCAAAGGGGCAACCGGTGTCATGGTGCGCACGCTGCTGCAATATTTACTGCACTTGAACGCTGACGATGAGGCCAGAGCTGCGGATTCACTCCAAAGCTGA